The DNA segment CAAAAAGGCATCGATTTGATTTTGCAAATTCTCGATCGCTTTTTGGCATATACCAATGCCCAGTTTGTCTTGTTGGGAACCGGCGATCGCTACTACGAAACCCAAATGTGGGAACTAGCAAGCCGCTATCAGGGGCGCATGGCAGTATATTTGCTTTACAACGATGCCCTCTCCCGGCGCATTTATGCGGGAACGGATGCGTTCTTAATGCCCAGTCGGTTTGAACCCTGCGGTATCAGCCAGATGCTAGCCATGCGTTACGGCAGTGTTCCTGTTGTCAGACGCACAGGGGGATTGGTGGATACGGTTTCCCACCATGTTCCTTCCCAGCAAGCCGGCACGGGATACTGTTTCGATCGCTACGAACCGTTGGATCTGTACACCTGCTTGATTCGTGCTTGGGAGGCGTTCCAGCACAAGGATACCTGGCGTCAGCTACAGCAACGGGGGATGCGACAGGATTTCAGTTGGAAAAAATCGGCTTTGGCGTATCACAATCTCTACCGCTCGATTTTTGATTTACCGCCCCAGGAACCTTCAGAGATTTTTGGTGCTTCTGAAGATTCCCATCCAGAATTTGTCAACGCGCCGTAGCTGCTGCGATATTTGCCCATCCCACGGGAAAGCAGTAGCAAACAAAATCTGTTCTATCTAGACTGCGAAAGTGCGGGGGCGGTTTGCGAATCGCCCCTGTTATGGTGATGCTTTGGCGTTTTGCGATGCTCTTGGCGCGAGGGCTTGCAGGTAGGATTGTGGGTCTTCGGCAACCCATCCCAAATCGGAGTTGTAGCGAATTTCAAAATGGAGGTGGGGGGCTGCGATGTCGGGTTTGCCAGTGGTGCCGACGGTGCCCAAGCGATCGCCGGCGTTGACGGTTTCTCCGGGGTTCACGGTGACGGTGTTTAGATGTGCGTAGCGGGTTTGTTTGCCTTTTTGGTGGTTGATGGCAACCAGTTTGCCGTAACTACCGCGATCGCCGACATAGGCAACTGTACCCGATCCGACCGCAAAAACTGGTGTTCCCACCTCAGCTTGCAAATCGATCCCGCTGTGAAAGGTGACCTTGCCCGATGTGGCTTGCAACTGCCAGCCGTATTTCAGCCCAATTTCCGAGGTGACGGGTAAAGGCAATTGGGAAAAGACCTCCGCGTTGAATGTGCCAGCCCCGGGGGCATCGGGAATTTCGGGCGACCAATTCACCCCAGGCACAAATACCACTTCTGGCACCTCGCCGCAGCCGTTGAGTTCGAACAATACATCGGCGCGCACGTTGTAGCGGTTGGCAAGTTCTCGCCAGTGGTATCCTTCAGGCACTTCTACGCGAATGCCATTGTAAGGGGGAATGAAAATTTCAGCACCTACAGGCATTTCCTCGGCACGCAGTTTGGGATTCAATCCCAGCAATGTAGCCGGAATCAAATCGTACTGGCGAGCGATGCTTTCTACCGTTTCTCCCGATTGGATGGTGTGGGTCTTGAGGCGGGATAAAACGGGTGTGGGGCATAAAGAAGGTGGTGGATTTTGACCCCGAACTGGGGGAGATTTCGCCACTGCAAACGTAGATAGCAAAGCAGACAGCAGCAAAATCCATTGCCAAGGGCGGTTGCCCGAGCGTTCGTGGTAGCGCATTACCCAATTGCCTATTTCTAGATTTCGATCCTGAGGGAAGTGTTCGCCGGTTTGGGCGAAAATTCGGGACATTTCCCTTTTTGGATCGTAGCATTTGGCAATGGGAATTTAGGAATGGCGGGGAAAATGGTGGATTTGGGCGTACCCGCTGAAAATCAGTTCTTTGCCGGAAGTTTCCAGACGGTTGAGGCGCATGACTACCCCATCCAGGTCAAAGCGGTCCAAATCGACCATGTTGTTTAAAATATCTGCTAGAACGTGGGTGAGTCGCTGGGAAGTTTCCTGGTGCTGTTGGGGGATCTCTGCGGCTTCAAATTGGGTATCCTGGAAGCATACACGACGCCGCCGTTCGATGCTCAGTTTGGTGAGCATTTGCACGGGTACTTCGCCGCGATCGCCCAAGTCGGCTTGGGCGCGCAGGCGTAGGGTATTCTCTGGCAACAATTCTACCTGCACGTCGGTAAAGGAAACGGGCGCACCGCCGGAAAGTTCGGTTAGGGAGGGGGTTTCCAGATTGACCAGGCGTTTTTTCACCAGGTCGGCTTCAAAGGCTTTGTTGATGCCTTCTTCCGATAAAACCACCTGCGCGATCGCTTGTGTGGGCTGTTTCAGTCGAACTTGCCCGCCTAGAATCGAACGAAAATCAATGGCTACCGCATCTGTCTCAAAACTCATGGTTTCTACGAGGAAGCGGCGGCGAATCAGCAGGCGTTTGCCGCTCATTTTGAAACTATCGATGCTTCCTTGCAAGAGCTTGCTAGAAGGATAGCAGCGCACCGCCACCTCGACTGATTCACTGGAGGTGAACAGACTGCGGATAGACTGAGTTGCAGCTTGGTTGATCAGCTGCTCTCCCCAGTCGGTTTGGGAAGAAGCTGTGGCACCAGTAACACTTCCAAACATGCAGTTCCTACTCCGAGTAATTCCTTCATACTTTGTAACAGAATATTACAAAGACGGCAACTTCGTGGGCTAGTATTTTTCCACTTGCGGTGGTTGGTGTGCTTTCCCTAATAAATGGAATTAGTATAGAGATATCGCGGAGTCGTTTTCCCCATGACCTACTGTATCAATCCCGAATGCCCGCACCCAGAAGTCAAAATTGAAGCTGACATTTGCCCCCACTGCGGTTCTTCTTTGATTCTAGCTGGTTCTTACCGACCCGTGCGACCCATTGGCGAAGGCGGGTTTGGTAAAACGTTTTTGGCGGAAGTGCTGCACGGTGAGGAAACATCAGCCGCATCGGCAGACACGACGCCCCAAGAATACTGTGCCATCAAGCAGTTTTCCCCCCAAAACCAGGGCAGTCAAAAGGCACAAAAGGCAGCGGAATTGTTTCGCCAAGAAGCGGTGCGATTGGAACTGTTGGGCAAACATCCCCAAATCCCTGAATTTATTGCCTACATGGAAGACAATGGGCGGCAGTATTTGGTGCAGGAATGGATTGAAGGCAAACTGCTTTCGGAGGCACTGACCAATAACCGACCTTTTGACGAACGCAAAATCCGGCTGCTGCTAAAAGAACTGCTACCGGTATTGCAATTTATCCACAGCCACCACGTCATTCACCGGGATATCAAACCGGAAAATATTATTTACCGTCGCCGCCGTCACGATATTCAATACCATAGCCGTTGGTGTTTGGTGGATTTTGGGGCGGCGAAATTTGCGGCAAGTGCCCGCGCTGGCGGTCGAACGGGCACGGTGATTGGTTCGGCGGCGTATACGGCACCGGAACAGTTGCGTGGGAAAGCGGTTTTTGCTAGCGATATCTACAGTTTGGGGGTGACCTGCATTCATTTGCTTACCCAAACTTCTCCTTTCGATTTGATTGACAGCGGCAGCGGTGGTTGGGTGTGGCGGGATTATTTACAAACGCCTGTTAGCGAGGATTTGGGGCATATTTTGGATAAAATGCTCTCTACCAGCGTGGGTCAGCGCTACCATTCCGCGGCACAGGTGCTGAAGGCTTTGAAATCGCCGGTTCCAGTTTGCGAGGTGGTAGCGGATCGCTCCAACCAGGTGGTTTCGCAAGCTAGTGGTGATGTTGTAGAGGAAGAAGAGGAACCAGAAGATACCTCCAGCGGTTTCAAACTCGATCCCAATCGACGCGCGGAAATTCAGCAAATTCTACAGGCGGCGGTACAAGACTATCCGGTCAGCCTACAAGTGACCCAAAGCAAGCGCCAACTAACGGTGACTGTTAACCGTTCGCCAGCGGAAAAGGTGAACTACGTGCGCGTATCGCGGCTGCTAGAGTCGGCTTTGCAGGGGCAAAATTTGTCGGGAATTCATTTGGTGAAGATTTTTGGTCGGGTAAAAAATCAGTACAAACCGGAGTGGCATCGGGTTTTTGCCCCAAACGAGGATAGCGAAAAGGTTACTTCCCACCAACAATACGATATGCGATCGCGTCAGTTCTGGCTGCAAAAATTACAGCAGCGTCAGTTCTGGATTGACATATTTATGTTTTTTATGATTCTGTTTATATTTTCTAAACGGATTGCCATCTACCATCCGGCGGTGGCGTGGTTGATTGCCGGTGGCTTTACATTTGTTAAATATCTAACCCTACGCCACAAACCACAGGTAACGGAAGAATTGTTTGTGGGTTTGGTTATATTGACGGTGGGATTAGGAATTATTAACATTCAAATTGTTATTACCGATGCCTTTGGGATTTTGCTAGCGGCGTTGGTGGTGGCTTCTCCTTTATTTTATTTGCAAGAAAATTTGCGCGGGCGCTAGGGATGGTTGAGCGTTTCCCGATTTTCCCGCTCGATTTTGGGTTGATATTTTCTTTTGATTGATGGCAAAACGATGCTTGGTAACCGGTGGTTTGGGATTTCTTGGGCAGCATGTGGTCGAATTGCTGCGTTCCTATGGTGATGAAGTACGGATTTTGGATATAGCAACCCCCCAACAGGAAATCCCGGGGGTGGAATACGTCACCGGTTCGATTACCGATGCTGGCTTGGTTCGCGAAGCCATGGAGGGGAGAGATTATGTTTTCCACCTCGCTGCCAATGCCGGTCTTTGGTCGCCACGCAAGCAAGATTTCCTGACGGTGAATCAAACGGGAACCCGCAATATTATGGAAGCGGCGATGGATGCGGGGGTAGAACGGGTGGTGCATACTTCCACCGAGTCAGTTTTAAAAAGCGATCGCTCTCGCAAAAACCAGGTTTGCGACGAATCCGTAGAACTCACCTATCAAGATATGGTAGGTGCTTACTGCAAAGGTAAGTTTTTGGCAGAACAGGAAGCACGGGAAGCTGCCAAACGGGGATTGCACGTGGTTATTGTTAATCCTAGCATTCCCATCGGTCCTGGCGATCGCAATTTAACGCCCCCTTCGCGAATGATTGTGGATTTTCTCAACGGCAAATATCCAGCTTATTTAGAAAGTGTTTTAAATGTTGTGGATGTGCGCGATGTTGCCTACGGTCACTTGCTGGCTATTGAAAATGGCAAACCTGGGGAACGCTATTTTTTGGGCAATCAAAATATCCGGTTGAGCGAGCTTTTACAGTTACTGGAACAACTAACCGGTATTCCCATGCCCGAAAGGCAAATTCCCTACTGGCTGGCATTGGTCGTAAGTGCCGTTTCGGAAACAATATCAGATACCATTACCAAGAAACCACCGACAGCTCCTCTCACAGGCGTACGTTTGGCGCGATCGCCCATCTATTTTGACAATACCAAAGCCACCACGGAACTTAACGTGAGTTTCCGACCAGTCATGTCTTCTTTAAAAGATGCGGTGAAGTGGTACCAGCAGCAGGGTTGGTTGCAGCCACGGGGGAGTGGGGAGATGGAGAAATAGGGAGCGTGGGAGTGTGGGAGCGTGGGAGCGTGGGAGCTTGGGAGCGTGGGAGCTTGGGAGCGTGGGAGCTTGGGAGCGTGGGAGCTTGGGAGCGTGGGAGCTTGGGAGCGTGGGAGCGTGGGAGCTTGGGAGCGTGGGAGCTTGGGAGATATAATTGGTTGTTTTCTCCGATGCTCCGATGCTCTGATGCTCCGATGCTCCGATGCTCCGATGCTCCCACGCCCCGATGCCCCGATGCCCCCATGCTCCGATGCTCCGACGCCCCGATGCTCCGATGCTCCGATGCTCCGATGCAACTACGATCGAACTTCCGACGATCGCAAAGCATCAATCCCCTCCGTCACCTGCCAAGCGATCGCGCCTGGTACGCCTACAACTAACTCCCGTACGCGTTTACTCAGGGAAAGTGCTAAAGCTACTGGCGTGGGTAATCCCAAAGCCGTACCAATAACCATAAAACCGGCTTCTTGCACCCCCAAACCACCAGGAATAGCAAAGGCAGCCGTGCGAATTCCCTGACCTAAGCTCTCTAAAATTATCGCTTCTACCCAACTTACAGGATGCCCTAAAAAGTACAGCGCCAGCCATACTTCTCCTGCCAACACCAATCGAAAAGCAATACGCCAGCCAGCAGCAATGACCAAACGTTTTTGGCGATCGTACATGGCATGAATGGCCGTATCCAGATTGGCTAAACTGGAAGATGCGGTGGAATTTACCCTAGGGAATTTTTTGGCGATGCGCGTGAGGATGCCAAACATGCCCAAACGCTGTACTCGATAAAATCCCCAGCTTGCCACCGTCATGATGAAAATGCCTGCAGCAATGCCCGCGATCGCTCTTTGTTGGTGTACAATATTTTGTAAGACACTTCCCTGTTTTAGTGCCAAAAACAGCATCAACCCCACAAACGTATAAAGCGCTTGGGTTATTACCTGTAGGGTTTTGTCGCCAATGACGCTGGCAAAGGCAATATCGGCGGGAAACCGGCGTTTGACCAACAAACGCACGCGCGCCAGTTCGCCACCAATTTGCGCTACCGGTAACAGCCAGTTAATAGCTAACCCCACCCAACTGGCATAGAGACTAAACCGAAATGGGGGCACTTGCCAGGGGGCAAACAAAGCTCGCCAGGAAAAGGTGGCGCACAACAGGGGAAATAGATAAAATACAGGTAGCCAAAAAATTTGCCAGCCGGCTATGGCTAAGGTTTCTGCGATCGCTTTTCCGCCTTGGGCTGCAATTAAGCTGGTGAGAAAGGCTAGTCCGAAAAATAAGCCAAATGTTGATAGTTTGCGCACAATACAGCCTTCCTAGATTCTTTGCTAGTTCGGAATAGGAAAATTGTATTGTACCAACGATAGCCTATTTTTGCGCAGCTTAGATGTTTGGGTAAAGGCGTCTTTACAAAACCTCCCCTTTTTTATGGCGAAGCGGATCGCCCTATGTCAATCTACATTATACCACAATCGAACAGTTTGTCTATCGAAAAAAAAACTGGCAGCCATACAAACTGCGGTCCAACAAAATGCTAGCAATCGCGATATAAAGGCTAAAATCTTGATTTTTCAGCAAATGAGCTGAATTTCCTTCAAAAAAATTCAATTCTCTCTATTCAGGTCTCCATCCTGGGAAAACAGCATTGCCATAATTGCTGCTTTCAGCTATACTATGCAGAGCAAACTATAAATATAGAACTAGGGGAAATTGGGAAATTGTTTTTAACAAACAATAGAATAAATTTTCCTAGGATTCGTGGAGGCAATCCAATGCTTACCTTTGACGGCTCCATTTTTTCTAACAGTCAAAATCACAATCCTTTACCTCAAAAAAGTAAGCGTAGTTTGGGGTTTGGAGCGAATACGCATTGGCAAAACGAGCGAGAAACAGACACTGAGGTTTATCCAGAAGATAAGGAACCCGATATAATGAAAAAATATCTCGATTTGTTAAAAAAAGATATTGAGGCCAATCCTGACAAACTAGTTTATCCCGATCGCAAGCAAGAAGATGAGCTAAATGAGTTGCTCCGAGATGTAGACTAGAAGCATTTTCATCGTTTCGTCAAGTTCAGTTTTTTAGGGAGACAAGAGGAGCAACTTTTTTCTAGCCGTGTCTGTTTCCAATCAAAATGAATGGTCGATTGCCTATCATCCTATTTTCCACCGACAGTACCAAGAACAAATCCAAAAAGTAAAGCAACTCGATCGAAAAACGAAAGAAGGTCAACTAAGTAGGGAAAAGTACAAGCAACATCCAGATGTTAAGCTTCTTAAAGCTCTACGTAAATGTTTTCAGGATATTTCAGCAGACCCGTTCAATTCTCGTTACAAACTTAGAAAAGAGCTAAAAGAGTATTGTCGTGTCAAAAATTTGGGACTTTCATCTCAATATAGATTATTCTTTTGGGTCGATCGTGAAAACCATATTGTGGTTATTCTTTGGCTAGGATATCCAAGGAGAAGAGGAGATAAGAAAAATGATTGCTACGAAAAATTTAAGAGAATGGTGAAGAAAGGTATTTTTATAACCAATAGCGAAGATTTATTAGATTCCGATTCTGAATGACTGAATCAAGATCGTTTTAGAAAGGAGATTTTTTATACCAACGATAGCCTATTTTTGCGCAGCTTAGATGTTTGGGTAAAGGCGTCTTTACAAAACCTCCCCTTTTTTATGGCGAAGCGCTATGTAATTTCAATTTTATCGCGATCGCAACCACTTGTCAAGATTTTCCCCATCGCTACGAAAACAAAAAAATCTGTTCGAATATCTTAGGGAACTTCCTGGTATTATAATTGGGACATACAATTTCAATTTTGTTCTTTTCAGTACGAGTATCTCGGTTATTTTCATAAAAAGCTCGACGTTGCGTATTTTCAAAAGCACACCACGACAACCCGATAGAGCAAAAATAGAAATTCTGTCGTTGCTATTCTTATTTTGCGCATCTTCGTATCTCCCAGAGATAGATTGGTTTTTATCTAGGCACTGGTGGTCGATATTGCCAACGTTCTAAAAATGGCTGCCAATAGCTTTCCACCATTTCCATGGCTGCTGGGGTCATTTCATAGGCATTTTTCTGATAGTTGCTAACCGAATCGAGATAGTTTTGGAAGTAGATTTTATCTTCTGCGAATCCATCCAGTTGCAGCGTTTGATAGATTCTTTCCAATTCCGATATGGGATTGGCTTCCAAATCTTCAAACCGAATTTCTACCAAATCTTCATTGGGTAGTTTGGCAGTTTGTTCCAGACATTGGTTCATCATACGGGAGTAGGTTTCTAAAATCCAGTTGTCGATTTCTAGATGGTGAAAATTTTGCAAAGCTAGTTCTGGAAAGAGTTTGCGGTAAAAGTTTTGCATGGAGTGAAATACGCGATAGGGATTGCGGTAAATATGGATAAATTTGGCACCGGGAAACAGTTCCCGCAACATGGAAACTCTGGCGGTATAAACGGGATTTTTAATGAGGAGGGGTTTGCGGTTTTGTTGCAGCCAGATTTTTTGAAGAAAGTAGACCAAAGTTCGCTGCCAGTTTTCGATTTCTTGGGGTTGGCAGCCGTCGAAAAAGATGCTGCGGCGGAAAATATCGTAGAAATGTTGGGGAAAATAGATGCCGTGGTAGTATGATAGGGGCGACATATTAGCGATCGCGATTTCGTCTTCTTGGGGAGAAACGGGGGTAACGGGAATGCGATCGATAAACCGTTGTTCGGGCAGCGTTTTTTCCAGCAGAGGTTGTAAAATATTTCCCAATCCCAAAATATCCCACGGCAATCCCACGGCAAGGGGAGATACGTAACCGAATTGTGGCGATTTGCTAAGAATGTTGTATAAATGCGTCGTACCGCTGCGCCAATGCCCGATAATAAAAATCGGTGCTGGCATGGTGGGTTGTTGTTGGAAGCGATAGGCAGTTGTCAGTCGTTCGATGAGAGAAAAGGGCGATCGCAGCAAAACCACACCAGCAATAGCAAAAATGCGGGCAAATTGCGTATCTTGGCTTCTACTGTAACGGGAAACTACGTGGATGAGTGTCGATAAATTGCTACCACTGAGAGGATGGAGAGACATACCGATGGTGTTATAAGTTTATAAGGAAATATATAGCACTACATAACAATTTTAGAACAATAGGTGAAGGGCAATCCAGGTTTGTCGGCTTTATTCCCAATTTAATGTCCTAAGCTTGGTTGTAGATACAGGATGCCATGACTCTAGAGAAATTAGGTTTTCCGAAGAATCATTATTTAAAACGATCTTCAGTATAGGCTTTGATAGGTCTCGATCTTACATTGTCCCAAGGATAGCGAGGTTGTAGTTGATTAAGTGGAAAATTGGAGAGTCGCTGTTCGATATGGGCTTTTTCCTCATCACGTAAGCCAAACATTTCATAAACGGCGTTGTCGATTTTATCCAATACCGCTAAAAAATCAGATTCCACTTGCTGAAAGTTAGCGATGCGCTGTCGGTATTCTTGCATCAATGTAGCGTAGTCACGAGGGATAACCAGTTTTTGGATGGTTCGCTTGGATATCGTGGTGTTCTCATCACCGATTAAAGTGAGTAACTTATAAACGAGTTCTGCGAGATCAGAATCTATTAATTCAAAAGAAAATAAATCAGCTTGAATAAAATTGCCGTTAAGCGTTAGTTCGTGAACAGTGACTTCATTGGGAGTCCAGTTAGAGAAATTTAAGCCTAAAGCGCGATCGGAAAGTTTATAGGGCTGTTGTTGTTCGATTCTGGCTTCAACTTCTGACAGTAGCCATTCATCAGGATTATTTTTGGCGACAGTCGCTAATCGGGCTAACTCATTGTAGTTATCAGTCAGTTGCTGTTCAATTTCTGGATCAAGAGTTTTGACCCAAGGAAGGGCTTCCAGGGTTCGGGGATAAATATGGGCATAATATCCTTGAATGACCCCGCTTCTCAAACGAATTGCCCAGTAAAAACGAGCTAATTTACTGTTGAGATAAGCTGTAACAGCTTCAGCAGATGGAGAATCTTTTTTAGGTAAAGTAATGATGAGAGTATCAACAGCAGCAGTAATCGAACTTCTAACTAATGTTGCTGTGGGAGCACATCCGATATTAGTTACGGCTATAAATTTTTCATGAGCGCGATCGCCCCATAAACTGAGTTTCCCATAAGGTCTTTCTCTGACTGTATCAAGATTCACCCATCCCTCTGCTTCTCCTGACCAACCTACAGCTATACTACGTCCTGCGATAACTTGAACACAATTTTCACTAGTAGCTTCAGAAGTTACTTCTGCACCTCCTCGCTGAATGCCATAGGTAAACCAAAAAGGGCGGTTATTACGGCTAAGTTGCTGAGATACGGCTTCTTTTAGTTCGACAATACTGCTATCTTGTCCATTATTTCCATTGGGATACAATTTTTTCAAAATGGGAACATCTCTTGGGTGAAGTAAGGGTAATAAATAATCTCCCCATTGACCTTCTCTGGTATTACTGGAATCGATGTTAGTTACCCTTGGATTAACTTTGGTATCAAAAAAATCTCTGTACTTTACTGTAACGGGTGATTCGTGACTTACCCCAGTCGAGGGAACATATAACTCAATTTCATCATTTTCTTTAGGAGGCGTTTTTTCAATTACAATCATTAACGGAACACGAGCCACATCCCACACTGGTTCGTCTGTAAATTCCAACCAAACTACTTTTCTGAGAGCGGCTGTTCCCTTTGGATAGAGCAATTTCCAAACTTTAGCGGCTGCTTCGGAGTTGGCATATCCGCCACTAACTACCATTCCTAAATAGCCCCCCGCTTCTAAAGACTCAGTTAAAGCGCGATAGAGAAAGACTAACCCGGTATCAGCATTTTGTCCCCAAATTT comes from the Geitlerinema sp. PCC 9228 genome and includes:
- a CDS encoding M23 family metallopeptidase, with translation MSRIFAQTGEHFPQDRNLEIGNWVMRYHERSGNRPWQWILLLSALLSTFAVAKSPPVRGQNPPPSLCPTPVLSRLKTHTIQSGETVESIARQYDLIPATLLGLNPKLRAEEMPVGAEIFIPPYNGIRVEVPEGYHWRELANRYNVRADVLFELNGCGEVPEVVFVPGVNWSPEIPDAPGAGTFNAEVFSQLPLPVTSEIGLKYGWQLQATSGKVTFHSGIDLQAEVGTPVFAVGSGTVAYVGDRGSYGKLVAINHQKGKQTRYAHLNTVTVNPGETVNAGDRLGTVGTTGKPDIAAPHLHFEIRYNSDLGWVAEDPQSYLQALAPRASQNAKASP
- a CDS encoding DUF2993 domain-containing protein: MFGSVTGATASSQTDWGEQLINQAATQSIRSLFTSSESVEVAVRCYPSSKLLQGSIDSFKMSGKRLLIRRRFLVETMSFETDAVAIDFRSILGGQVRLKQPTQAIAQVVLSEEGINKAFEADLVKKRLVNLETPSLTELSGGAPVSFTDVQVELLPENTLRLRAQADLGDRGEVPVQMLTKLSIERRRRVCFQDTQFEAAEIPQQHQETSQRLTHVLADILNNMVDLDRFDLDGVVMRLNRLETSGKELIFSGYAQIHHFPRHS
- a CDS encoding serine/threonine-protein kinase, whose amino-acid sequence is MTYCINPECPHPEVKIEADICPHCGSSLILAGSYRPVRPIGEGGFGKTFLAEVLHGEETSAASADTTPQEYCAIKQFSPQNQGSQKAQKAAELFRQEAVRLELLGKHPQIPEFIAYMEDNGRQYLVQEWIEGKLLSEALTNNRPFDERKIRLLLKELLPVLQFIHSHHVIHRDIKPENIIYRRRRHDIQYHSRWCLVDFGAAKFAASARAGGRTGTVIGSAAYTAPEQLRGKAVFASDIYSLGVTCIHLLTQTSPFDLIDSGSGGWVWRDYLQTPVSEDLGHILDKMLSTSVGQRYHSAAQVLKALKSPVPVCEVVADRSNQVVSQASGDVVEEEEEPEDTSSGFKLDPNRRAEIQQILQAAVQDYPVSLQVTQSKRQLTVTVNRSPAEKVNYVRVSRLLESALQGQNLSGIHLVKIFGRVKNQYKPEWHRVFAPNEDSEKVTSHQQYDMRSRQFWLQKLQQRQFWIDIFMFFMILFIFSKRIAIYHPAVAWLIAGGFTFVKYLTLRHKPQVTEELFVGLVILTVGLGIINIQIVITDAFGILLAALVVASPLFYLQENLRGR
- the hpnA gene encoding hopanoid-associated sugar epimerase — encoded protein: MAKRCLVTGGLGFLGQHVVELLRSYGDEVRILDIATPQQEIPGVEYVTGSITDAGLVREAMEGRDYVFHLAANAGLWSPRKQDFLTVNQTGTRNIMEAAMDAGVERVVHTSTESVLKSDRSRKNQVCDESVELTYQDMVGAYCKGKFLAEQEAREAAKRGLHVVIVNPSIPIGPGDRNLTPPSRMIVDFLNGKYPAYLESVLNVVDVRDVAYGHLLAIENGKPGERYFLGNQNIRLSELLQLLEQLTGIPMPERQIPYWLALVVSAVSETISDTITKKPPTAPLTGVRLARSPIYFDNTKATTELNVSFRPVMSSLKDAVKWYQQQGWLQPRGSGEMEK
- a CDS encoding flippase-like domain-containing protein; this translates as MRKLSTFGLFFGLAFLTSLIAAQGGKAIAETLAIAGWQIFWLPVFYLFPLLCATFSWRALFAPWQVPPFRFSLYASWVGLAINWLLPVAQIGGELARVRLLVKRRFPADIAFASVIGDKTLQVITQALYTFVGLMLFLALKQGSVLQNIVHQQRAIAGIAAGIFIMTVASWGFYRVQRLGMFGILTRIAKKFPRVNSTASSSLANLDTAIHAMYDRQKRLVIAAGWRIAFRLVLAGEVWLALYFLGHPVSWVEAIILESLGQGIRTAAFAIPGGLGVQEAGFMVIGTALGLPTPVALALSLSKRVRELVVGVPGAIAWQVTEGIDALRSSEVRS
- a CDS encoding type II toxin-antitoxin system YhaV family toxin, with translation MSVSNQNEWSIAYHPIFHRQYQEQIQKVKQLDRKTKEGQLSREKYKQHPDVKLLKALRKCFQDISADPFNSRYKLRKELKEYCRVKNLGLSSQYRLFFWVDRENHIVVILWLGYPRRRGDKKNDCYEKFKRMVKKGIFITNSEDLLDSDSE
- a CDS encoding sulfotransferase — its product is MSLHPLSGSNLSTLIHVVSRYSRSQDTQFARIFAIAGVVLLRSPFSLIERLTTAYRFQQQPTMPAPIFIIGHWRSGTTHLYNILSKSPQFGYVSPLAVGLPWDILGLGNILQPLLEKTLPEQRFIDRIPVTPVSPQEDEIAIANMSPLSYYHGIYFPQHFYDIFRRSIFFDGCQPQEIENWQRTLVYFLQKIWLQQNRKPLLIKNPVYTARVSMLRELFPGAKFIHIYRNPYRVFHSMQNFYRKLFPELALQNFHHLEIDNWILETYSRMMNQCLEQTAKLPNEDLVEIRFEDLEANPISELERIYQTLQLDGFAEDKIYFQNYLDSVSNYQKNAYEMTPAAMEMVESYWQPFLERWQYRPPVPR